A single genomic interval of Bradyrhizobium sp. CCBAU 53338 harbors:
- a CDS encoding SDR family oxidoreductase, which yields MDLGLAAKRALVCASSKGLGFACATSLAREGCEITLNGRDEERLRLAAKSIEALAGKPVAFVQADIAEESGRQTVIEACPEPDILINNNHGPAPGNFLEFGRTEWLEAIEQNMLAPLHFVKTFLPGMRDRKFGRIINITSAMVKAPHPKMELSSGARAGLTAACKSLARQYAAYNVTINNMLPERIDTDRQRFMAERMMSELGISLEEARTRIADSLPAKRFGKPEEFGDACAYLCSVQAGFITGQNLQLDGGSYPGLI from the coding sequence ATGGACCTCGGTTTGGCGGCTAAACGGGCCCTCGTATGCGCGTCCTCTAAGGGGTTGGGTTTTGCATGCGCGACTTCGCTCGCCCGCGAGGGCTGCGAAATCACACTGAACGGCCGGGATGAGGAGCGCCTTCGCCTGGCCGCAAAGTCCATCGAGGCCCTCGCGGGTAAGCCAGTGGCGTTCGTCCAGGCGGACATCGCGGAAGAATCGGGTCGCCAAACGGTTATCGAGGCCTGTCCCGAACCCGACATCCTCATCAACAACAATCACGGGCCGGCGCCCGGAAATTTCCTCGAGTTCGGCCGCACGGAGTGGTTGGAGGCGATCGAGCAGAACATGCTCGCGCCCCTTCACTTCGTAAAAACCTTTCTTCCTGGAATGCGGGACCGGAAGTTCGGGCGGATCATCAATATCACGTCTGCCATGGTGAAGGCGCCGCATCCCAAGATGGAACTCTCGTCAGGCGCGCGCGCCGGGCTCACGGCGGCCTGCAAGTCGCTTGCCCGGCAATACGCCGCCTACAACGTCACCATCAACAACATGCTGCCCGAGCGCATCGATACCGATCGTCAGCGCTTCATGGCGGAAAGGATGATGTCGGAGCTGGGAATATCGCTTGAAGAGGCACGCACCAGGATCGCCGACTCGCTTCCGGCGAAGCGATTCGGAAAGCCAGAAGAATTCGGGGATGCCTGTGCCTACCTCTGCAGCGTACAGGCGGGCTTCATCACCGGCCAGAATCTTCAACTGGACGGCGGCTCCTACCCCGGCCTGATTTGA
- a CDS encoding GntR family transcriptional regulator, translating into MSDASETLATAAYQKLRMDVIGGMFSFGQKLKIRSLCERYGVSAAPMREALTRAAKDGLIMHSDQRGFSVAPLSIEDLDDLLQTRIVLNEFALRKSFEYGGAEWEEQVLLSWHRLSRIPFTPASVDPEWERAHRVFHATLLSACRAPRILAYCDQLFDSADRYRFMSRAAHVGGARTADHKMIADAVLAHRPDEAVVLLTRHFSETAELCRQQLLLQGKAQPGVVTRTPC; encoded by the coding sequence TTGTCGGACGCATCAGAGACGCTCGCAACGGCCGCCTACCAGAAGCTCCGTATGGACGTGATCGGAGGGATGTTTTCCTTCGGCCAAAAGCTGAAGATCCGCTCGCTGTGCGAACGTTATGGGGTCAGCGCAGCTCCGATGCGCGAGGCTCTGACCCGGGCGGCCAAAGACGGCCTCATCATGCATTCCGACCAGCGCGGCTTTTCCGTCGCGCCGTTGAGCATCGAGGATTTGGACGACCTCTTGCAGACCAGGATCGTGCTCAACGAGTTCGCTCTCAGAAAATCGTTCGAGTACGGTGGGGCCGAGTGGGAGGAGCAGGTCCTGCTCTCATGGCACCGGCTGTCCCGCATTCCGTTTACGCCGGCTTCCGTTGACCCGGAATGGGAGCGCGCGCATCGTGTCTTCCACGCCACGCTTCTCTCCGCGTGCCGCGCGCCGCGCATTCTGGCGTATTGCGATCAGTTGTTCGACAGCGCCGACAGGTATCGGTTCATGTCTCGCGCCGCACACGTCGGCGGAGCCCGCACCGCCGACCACAAGATGATCGCCGACGCGGTGCTCGCGCACCGTCCGGACGAGGCGGTCGTCCTGCTGACACGACACTTCAGCGAGACCGCCGAACTCTGCCGGCAGCAACTGCTGTTGCAGGGAAAAGCCCAGCCCGGTGTCGTGACGCGAACGCCTTGCTAG
- a CDS encoding FAD-dependent monooxygenase: MTGDFEETFVLIVGGGPVGLTSAIDLAQRGVPCILITENLETATQPRCNFVNARTMEHFRRLGLAEEVRAAAPLAKMHPRVAFVTRFCGHEFGNIDLLKTRLSEGQLGPESGLSISQLFLEPLLRRHAEASESVDVRFGTRLVALGGEDGAPIATVEDVRTGVRKRIRSRYVIGADGARSPVRRHFNISMAGDDGRIDNAFVSGTMITYFVRAPTLLEESRRAPATITWIINHDLRAFVFAQDGRERWIIHYQVPEGLGWEQVRSDEVMRSIFGKDLPYEILAEGPWTGGLSLVAAAYRAGPAFLVGDAAHLYTPLGGFGMNTGIGDVLNLTWKLAAAYSGWAGPNLLDSYEAERRSIGLRNSKIGIHCSKRKGKWLIPPTIEDEGEAGARARKTFGDFVVVDDLDEYDTSGLQLGERYESSPIVCANGTAAPPDTWSNYKPADFPGARSPHFWPSPGRGFYDLLGRDYTLVDFESGEPLEALLEAAKLRRLPLSVVRCPAPGQPYQSKLVLVRPDQHIAWHGNAPPEDPTAVIDRVRGA; encoded by the coding sequence ATGACAGGCGATTTCGAGGAAACGTTCGTTCTTATCGTAGGCGGAGGACCCGTCGGGCTGACATCCGCGATCGATCTCGCGCAGAGGGGGGTACCTTGCATTCTGATTACGGAAAACCTCGAGACGGCGACCCAGCCCCGCTGCAATTTCGTGAATGCACGCACTATGGAGCATTTCCGTCGTCTCGGACTGGCGGAGGAAGTTCGCGCGGCGGCGCCGCTTGCCAAAATGCATCCGCGCGTAGCCTTCGTCACGCGCTTCTGCGGCCACGAATTCGGTAACATCGATCTGCTGAAGACGCGCCTTAGTGAAGGGCAGCTCGGACCGGAGTCCGGCCTGTCCATCTCCCAGCTCTTTCTGGAGCCGCTGCTGCGCCGACATGCCGAGGCCTCGGAGTCGGTCGACGTGCGCTTCGGTACACGCCTGGTCGCGCTCGGTGGGGAGGACGGCGCTCCGATCGCAACGGTCGAAGACGTGCGCACGGGAGTGCGCAAACGAATCCGGTCTCGGTACGTCATCGGTGCCGATGGGGCTCGGAGTCCGGTTCGTCGTCACTTCAACATTTCCATGGCGGGCGACGACGGGCGCATCGACAATGCGTTCGTCTCCGGCACCATGATCACGTATTTCGTTCGGGCCCCGACTCTGCTGGAGGAGAGCAGGCGTGCGCCGGCGACCATCACCTGGATCATAAATCACGACCTCCGCGCGTTCGTTTTTGCCCAGGACGGCCGCGAGCGCTGGATCATTCATTATCAGGTTCCGGAAGGCCTCGGCTGGGAGCAGGTCCGCAGCGACGAGGTGATGCGGTCGATATTCGGCAAAGACCTTCCGTACGAAATCCTCGCGGAGGGGCCGTGGACCGGCGGTTTGTCTTTGGTTGCCGCGGCATACCGGGCAGGTCCCGCTTTCCTCGTTGGCGACGCGGCGCACCTCTACACACCTCTAGGTGGCTTCGGCATGAACACGGGCATCGGAGATGTCCTGAACCTGACTTGGAAGCTTGCGGCAGCATACTCGGGGTGGGCCGGTCCCAACCTCCTGGATTCGTACGAGGCCGAGCGGAGATCCATCGGTTTGAGGAACTCGAAGATCGGCATCCACTGCTCGAAACGGAAAGGCAAGTGGCTGATCCCGCCGACCATCGAGGATGAAGGCGAGGCCGGTGCGCGTGCCCGGAAGACGTTCGGGGATTTCGTGGTCGTAGACGATCTCGACGAATACGACACGTCCGGACTGCAGTTGGGCGAGCGGTACGAATCCTCCCCCATCGTTTGTGCCAATGGCACTGCCGCGCCTCCGGACACATGGAGCAACTACAAGCCCGCCGACTTTCCGGGAGCGCGTTCGCCCCACTTCTGGCCGTCGCCCGGACGCGGCTTCTACGATCTGTTGGGTCGAGACTACACCCTTGTCGATTTCGAAAGCGGAGAACCTCTCGAGGCGTTGCTCGAGGCCGCGAAGCTGCGGAGGCTCCCGCTGTCGGTGGTCCGTTGTCCCGCTCCTGGCCAGCCCTACCAATCCAAACTCGTTCTGGTCAGGCCCGACCAGCACATCGCATGGCACGGAAACGCTCCACCGGAGGATCCGACGGCTGTGATCGACCGGGTGCGCGGAGCTTGA
- a CDS encoding MFS transporter, whose amino-acid sequence MDEFVEGRSIGAFHLNVVLWPLLVTIADGFDLVVMGYAAPEIIKILNFDRSAMGVILSSSLVGMLIGTPIAGYLGDRFGRKPLIVLSTLLFGLATCSTVLAASVAQFCALRFVAGVGLAGIIPNATALVSEFIPRRVRGAFLIVVQLGVQIGGIVPGLVAAYLVSRYGWEVLFHIGGAAPVVLATVLVFVLPESIKYLSLVPSKRAELLRIARALDPRGHLPDDAVFALKSTGSRGALSPLVPLRNGMHIITPLLWLLAVVNLFTTLLMASWAPTVLRDIGLSPEAAALTATLFGLGGLIGSFMLTVGFNRYGFLVIVAFYIVAIPSMALIGQPFVDRGVLPWLVLVTGICVAGTQSAINSAFGMLYPTTIRSNCVGWGMAIGRLGAIGGPLFGGFLMSKQLSGTAFFETAALPLVFGVLIAGVLTYACRQRFGGWTLDERAKGEA is encoded by the coding sequence TTGGACGAATTCGTGGAAGGCCGATCGATCGGCGCCTTCCACCTCAATGTCGTGCTTTGGCCACTGCTGGTCACGATCGCAGATGGTTTCGATCTTGTCGTAATGGGCTATGCCGCCCCCGAGATCATCAAGATATTGAACTTCGATCGGAGCGCGATGGGCGTCATCCTGAGCTCCAGCCTGGTCGGAATGCTGATCGGCACTCCGATAGCCGGCTATCTCGGCGACCGTTTTGGCAGGAAGCCTCTGATCGTTCTGTCGACATTGCTTTTCGGCCTAGCCACGTGCTCGACCGTGCTGGCCGCTTCCGTCGCGCAGTTCTGCGCTCTTCGTTTCGTCGCGGGAGTCGGCCTTGCCGGGATCATCCCTAACGCGACCGCGCTCGTATCGGAGTTCATTCCACGCCGCGTCCGCGGTGCCTTCCTCATAGTCGTACAGCTCGGCGTGCAGATCGGAGGCATAGTACCCGGCCTCGTCGCCGCGTATCTGGTCTCCCGCTACGGCTGGGAAGTACTTTTCCATATAGGAGGCGCCGCTCCGGTGGTGCTGGCGACGGTGCTCGTTTTCGTACTGCCCGAGTCCATCAAGTACCTGTCGCTCGTTCCATCGAAGCGAGCGGAGCTTCTCAGGATCGCCAGGGCTCTCGACCCGAGGGGCCACCTTCCGGACGACGCGGTTTTCGCCTTGAAGTCCACGGGCTCGAGGGGAGCCTTGTCCCCGCTCGTGCCGCTTCGAAACGGCATGCACATCATCACACCGCTCCTCTGGCTACTCGCGGTGGTCAATTTGTTCACGACCCTTCTGATGGCGAGCTGGGCTCCGACGGTCTTGCGTGACATTGGACTTTCACCCGAAGCCGCCGCGCTCACGGCGACCCTGTTCGGTCTCGGAGGATTGATCGGAAGCTTCATGCTTACGGTGGGGTTCAATCGCTATGGTTTTCTCGTCATCGTCGCTTTCTACATCGTCGCGATCCCCTCGATGGCGCTCATCGGCCAGCCGTTCGTCGATCGCGGAGTCCTGCCGTGGTTGGTTCTTGTGACCGGCATATGCGTTGCCGGTACCCAATCCGCGATCAACTCGGCTTTCGGAATGTTATATCCAACCACCATCCGGTCGAACTGCGTCGGGTGGGGAATGGCGATCGGCCGCCTCGGAGCGATCGGAGGCCCTCTGTTCGGAGGCTTCCTGATGTCCAAGCAACTCTCCGGTACCGCTTTCTTCGAAACCGCCGCGTTGCCTCTCGTATTCGGCGTCCTGATAGCTGGCGTGCTGACGTACGCCTGCCGGCAGAGGTTCGGAGGCTGGACTTTGGATGAAAGGGCAAAGGGGGAGGCATGA
- a CDS encoding alpha/beta hydrolase — translation MTAPFENNRWMSSPPNEIAERIRALGPVIDPPGTARIYADILAHQPTDGVDVIPNIRYGNGTRQSLDVYRPVATSGSVPVVLFFHGGGYSRGDKSDRSNVGYFFARNGVTAFIANYGLAPECKWPSGARDVIAALRWAQENAQDHGGDPRRICLLGESAGAAHVALASFVSTFHKGRPLRAAGVVLQSGSYNVALERVAAAAFGIPSPDLRNQAYFGEETARYLEMSTTRLIDAPDVPTLITYAEYDPVPMQVQAGELFATLALRASHCPLLLRLLGHGHISQFSSYNTVDTSVSGRVLDFAKSLPRVQ, via the coding sequence ATGACCGCTCCATTCGAAAACAATCGCTGGATGTCTTCGCCGCCGAACGAGATAGCAGAAAGAATAAGAGCCTTGGGGCCGGTGATAGATCCGCCCGGAACCGCGCGGATCTACGCAGACATCCTGGCTCACCAGCCGACCGACGGAGTCGACGTCATTCCCAACATCCGCTACGGAAACGGGACCAGGCAGTCGTTGGACGTCTATCGGCCGGTTGCGACATCGGGTTCGGTGCCTGTGGTGCTGTTCTTCCACGGTGGCGGCTACAGTCGCGGCGACAAGTCCGATAGGAGCAATGTGGGTTACTTCTTTGCCCGCAACGGGGTCACGGCCTTCATCGCGAACTATGGCCTTGCCCCGGAATGCAAGTGGCCGTCTGGGGCACGCGACGTGATTGCTGCCTTGAGGTGGGCCCAGGAGAATGCGCAAGATCATGGAGGAGATCCGAGACGAATATGTCTGCTCGGAGAATCGGCGGGAGCCGCGCACGTCGCTCTCGCTTCCTTCGTCTCCACCTTCCACAAGGGGCGACCTCTCCGAGCGGCCGGCGTGGTTCTGCAGTCCGGGTCTTACAACGTCGCTCTCGAACGCGTCGCGGCTGCGGCTTTCGGTATACCTTCTCCCGACCTGCGCAATCAGGCCTATTTCGGCGAGGAGACTGCCCGATATTTGGAGATGTCGACGACCCGTCTGATAGATGCCCCGGACGTGCCGACCTTGATCACCTACGCGGAATACGATCCGGTTCCGATGCAGGTGCAAGCCGGAGAACTATTCGCCACCTTGGCGCTGCGGGCGTCCCATTGCCCCCTGCTACTCCGGTTGTTGGGCCATGGGCATATCTCTCAATTCAGCTCGTACAATACGGTGGATACCAGCGTAAGCGGACGGGTGCTCGATTTCGCGAAGTCTCTGCCGAGAGTCCAATGA
- a CDS encoding bifunctional 2-polyprenyl-6-hydroxyphenol methylase/3-demethylubiquinol 3-O-methyltransferase UbiG: MAQNIYDNPDFFAGYSQLPRQIRGLDGAPEWPSIRAILPAIFGKRVLDLGCGLGWTSRWMRKQGANSVLGLDLSENMISRAKADTNDPEIKYRIADLETVELPPAAFDLAYSALTFHYIRDFSRLARMVHQALTPGGHIVFTIEHPIFMAAVHPHWIADEDGRKTWPVNCYSIEGERQTDWFAKGVIKYHRTIGTTLNTLIRAGFRILAVEEFAPSPEQITQTPELEEELERPMMLLVSAQR, translated from the coding sequence ATGGCACAGAATATCTACGACAATCCCGATTTCTTCGCCGGTTACAGCCAGCTTCCGAGACAAATTCGCGGTCTGGACGGTGCGCCTGAATGGCCCTCCATACGCGCGATTTTGCCAGCGATTTTCGGCAAGCGCGTCCTCGATTTGGGGTGCGGCCTTGGTTGGACGTCGCGCTGGATGCGCAAGCAAGGCGCAAACTCGGTGCTCGGCCTGGACCTCTCCGAAAACATGATCAGCCGGGCAAAGGCGGATACCAACGATCCAGAAATTAAATACCGGATTGCAGACCTGGAGACAGTGGAGTTGCCGCCGGCAGCCTTCGATCTCGCTTATAGTGCACTCACCTTTCACTATATCAGGGACTTCAGCCGTCTCGCGCGCATGGTCCACCAAGCGCTCACGCCCGGCGGGCATATCGTATTCACCATCGAGCATCCGATCTTTATGGCAGCGGTCCATCCGCATTGGATCGCCGACGAGGACGGGCGCAAGACTTGGCCAGTCAATTGCTATTCGATCGAGGGTGAGCGCCAGACTGACTGGTTTGCGAAAGGCGTAATCAAATATCACCGGACCATCGGCACGACGCTTAACACCTTGATCCGTGCTGGCTTCCGGATCTTAGCCGTCGAAGAGTTTGCCCCGTCCCCCGAGCAGATCACACAAACGCCAGAGCTGGAAGAAGAGTTGGAGCGACCGATGATGCTTCTGGTTTCCGCGCAACGGTAG